One Vibrio sp. 16 genomic window carries:
- a CDS encoding DUF2835 domain-containing protein: MNYYYFSLNISYQTFLAHYNGAASSVLVVTDNGLRLQLPATKFRPFLSQIGVKGRFRLTTDQNNKFLKLEVL; this comes from the coding sequence ATGAACTACTATTACTTCTCCTTAAACATCTCATATCAAACTTTCCTTGCTCACTACAATGGTGCAGCAAGCAGTGTTTTAGTCGTTACTGACAACGGGTTACGTCTACAATTACCTGCAACCAAGTTCAGACCATTTCTTAGTCAAATTGGTGTAAAAGGGCGGTTTCGTTTAACAACTGACCAAAATAATAAGTTTCTCAAGTTAGAAGTTCTGTGA
- a CDS encoding NAD-glutamate dehydrogenase has product MTARETLMPVLLEKVYQLIQDKLELAHQPLVTQLAQHLFSNISQDDLVERNESDLYGAVVSLWHHISEKKADDVSVRVFNPTVSRQGWQSTHTIVEIVVQDSPFLVDSIKMALSRLDLASHLMLHGPTQVARNAKGEITGINEGEGALQSLFHIEVDRLSDKGAMASLKEELLSILKDTGLVVQDWLLMVEKLEEVTNQVEAQQDTVTVERDRYDETINFLRWLGRHNFTFMGYKEYDLVSVDGDTELRPTPDKGLGLFANRDRVRSVKLSDFPDSARLEAKKPFLLILTKGNTPSRIHRPAYTDYIGIKKFDKNGKVIGEHRFTGLYTSAVYNQSVESIPLIREKVERILEASRYREGSYSYKALHNILENYPRDELLQAKEEELLEVGMGVVQMQDRDLLRLFVRKDPFGRFFSCMVYVTKDRYNTELRRQTQRILKQYFGCDKEVEFTTYFSESPLARTHYIVRVDNNNSDINVKTIEQNLMEASSTWDDRLSDAIVANFGESKGLPLSKDYNRAFPRSYKEDVMPGSAVADIERLEALSDDNKLGMLFYRPQELGSDSKAVRLKLYHRDEPIHLSDVMPMLENLGLRVIGESPYEVRKANGQVYWILDFSMLHKSEKTVDLREARDRFQQAFAAIWAGDLESDGFNRLVLGASLTGREISILRAYARYMRQVGFPFSQQYIEDTLSHYPDLAKALVDLFAKRFDPKFKGSQKGQADLVKKITEQLDHVESLDDDRIIRRYVEMISATLRTNYYQLDADKQPKPWLSLKMKPSEIPEIPQPVPAFEIFVYAPDIEGVHLRGGKVARGGLRWSDRQEDFRTEILGLVKAQQVKNTVIVPVGAKGGFVCKRQHNFSGRDEIFAEGQRCYKRFIRALLDVSDNIIEGEVIPPKSVVRHDEDDPYLVVAADKGTATFSDLANSVSEEYNFWLGDAFASGGSNGYDHKAMGITAKGGWESVKRHFREMGIDCQTTDFTAIGVGDMAGDVFGNGMLLSKHIRLQAAFNHMHIFIDPNPDSATGWEERNRLFNLPRSSWEDYNAELISKGGGIFSRRAKSISLTPEIQKMLGTKKASLAPNELIKMILKMEVDLLWNGGIGTYVKASSETHTDVGDRANDVLRIDGRELRAKVVGEGGNLGMTQLGRVEYALTGGRVNTDFVDNVGGVDCSDNEVNIKIFLNGLVANGDLTVKQRNQILESMEDEVGEIVLDDAYCQSESISVTEQQGTSLVKEQIRFIHTMEKSGHLDRALEYIPDDETLIEREKQGQALTRPELSVLVAYGKMVLKEELVHDDIANDAFHAQQLVQYFPTELRRNYSTQMDNHPLRAEIIATALANQMVNEMGCNFVTRLQEETGAHVVDIANAYVAAREIFGLGKVFEEVRSLDNQATTEAQYDMMFYVRRTLRRLSRWLLRNRNGRQCVKALIDLYQSDVEVIKSNLDDMLVPSEVEEHNEMAKAWIEQGITPELASYVSRLSSLYSALDISTVSREKGKSVEQSAKLYYNLGDRLSLHWFLKQINTQAVDNHWQALARAAFREDLDWQQRQLTGQVLSCSCAPEELDVMKALEDWISTNEISLHRWENILNEFKIGSVHEFAKFSVALRELMLLNLNCSANE; this is encoded by the coding sequence ATGACCGCGCGTGAAACATTGATGCCGGTTCTGCTTGAAAAAGTGTACCAACTGATTCAAGACAAACTCGAGCTTGCTCATCAACCTTTAGTCACTCAACTTGCTCAACATTTATTTAGCAATATCTCTCAGGACGACTTAGTCGAACGCAACGAATCCGATCTTTACGGTGCAGTGGTGAGCCTTTGGCATCACATCAGCGAAAAGAAAGCCGATGACGTTTCTGTCCGAGTCTTCAACCCAACTGTTAGTCGTCAAGGCTGGCAATCCACACACACTATTGTTGAAATCGTCGTACAAGACAGCCCGTTCTTGGTCGATTCGATTAAGATGGCATTGAGTCGTTTGGATCTTGCATCACACCTGATGCTGCATGGTCCTACGCAAGTTGCTCGCAATGCCAAAGGTGAGATTACCGGTATCAACGAAGGTGAAGGGGCGCTGCAGTCACTTTTCCATATCGAAGTTGACCGTTTAAGTGACAAAGGCGCAATGGCTTCTTTGAAGGAAGAGTTGCTGAGTATTCTGAAAGACACCGGCCTTGTTGTTCAGGATTGGTTACTGATGGTTGAAAAACTTGAAGAAGTCACCAATCAAGTCGAAGCTCAGCAAGATACAGTCACCGTTGAGCGTGATCGCTACGATGAGACGATTAACTTCCTGCGTTGGTTAGGAAGACACAACTTTACCTTTATGGGATACAAGGAGTACGATCTTGTTTCCGTCGATGGTGATACGGAGTTGCGTCCAACGCCAGACAAAGGCTTGGGGCTTTTTGCGAATCGCGACCGTGTTCGAAGCGTTAAACTGTCAGACTTCCCTGATTCGGCAAGACTTGAAGCGAAAAAACCATTCTTACTGATCCTCACCAAAGGCAATACGCCTTCGCGGATCCACAGACCAGCATACACCGATTACATCGGCATTAAGAAATTCGATAAGAATGGCAAAGTGATCGGTGAGCACCGCTTCACAGGTCTTTACACCTCCGCAGTTTACAACCAAAGCGTAGAAAGCATTCCTCTAATTCGTGAAAAAGTCGAACGTATCCTAGAAGCGAGTCGATACCGTGAAGGGTCATACTCCTATAAAGCGCTGCATAACATTCTAGAAAATTACCCACGTGATGAACTGCTTCAGGCAAAAGAAGAAGAGTTGCTTGAAGTGGGTATGGGTGTGGTTCAAATGCAGGATCGTGATTTACTGCGTTTGTTCGTGCGTAAAGACCCGTTTGGCCGTTTCTTCAGCTGCATGGTTTATGTGACAAAAGATCGTTACAACACCGAGCTTCGCCGTCAGACGCAACGAATTCTTAAACAGTATTTCGGTTGTGATAAAGAGGTTGAGTTCACTACCTATTTCTCCGAAAGCCCACTTGCCCGTACACACTACATTGTTCGTGTGGACAACAACAACTCAGATATTAATGTCAAAACGATTGAGCAAAACTTAATGGAAGCATCTTCGACTTGGGATGATCGTTTGTCAGATGCGATCGTTGCGAACTTTGGTGAGAGCAAAGGCTTACCTTTATCAAAAGATTACAACCGCGCGTTCCCACGTTCATACAAAGAAGATGTTATGCCTGGCTCGGCGGTGGCTGATATCGAGCGATTAGAAGCACTTAGCGATGACAACAAGCTGGGAATGCTGTTCTACCGTCCGCAAGAGCTTGGTTCCGACTCAAAAGCAGTACGCCTGAAACTGTATCACCGCGATGAACCTATCCACCTTTCTGACGTCATGCCGATGCTCGAAAACTTAGGATTGCGAGTGATCGGAGAGTCTCCTTATGAAGTGCGTAAGGCGAATGGCCAAGTTTATTGGATACTTGATTTCTCAATGCTGCATAAGAGTGAGAAAACCGTTGACTTGCGTGAAGCGAGAGATCGTTTTCAACAAGCCTTTGCTGCGATTTGGGCTGGCGATCTAGAAAGCGATGGCTTCAACCGTTTGGTTCTTGGTGCTTCGTTGACCGGACGCGAGATTTCCATTTTACGTGCTTACGCGCGTTACATGCGTCAAGTCGGTTTCCCATTCAGTCAACAGTACATTGAAGATACACTCAGCCATTATCCTGATTTGGCGAAAGCTCTGGTTGATCTATTCGCTAAACGTTTTGATCCTAAGTTCAAAGGCAGTCAAAAAGGACAGGCGGATCTTGTTAAGAAGATTACTGAGCAACTTGATCACGTCGAAAGTCTCGATGACGACCGTATTATCCGCCGTTATGTAGAAATGATCTCGGCAACACTGCGCACGAACTACTATCAACTTGATGCAGACAAACAGCCTAAGCCTTGGTTATCACTCAAGATGAAACCAAGTGAGATTCCAGAAATCCCGCAGCCTGTGCCGGCATTTGAGATCTTTGTCTACGCACCCGATATTGAAGGTGTGCATCTACGTGGCGGTAAAGTGGCTCGTGGTGGTCTACGCTGGTCAGACCGTCAAGAGGATTTCCGTACAGAAATTCTTGGTCTTGTGAAAGCGCAGCAAGTTAAGAACACCGTCATCGTACCGGTTGGTGCGAAAGGTGGCTTTGTTTGTAAACGTCAGCACAACTTTAGTGGCCGTGATGAAATTTTCGCTGAAGGTCAGCGCTGCTACAAACGCTTTATCCGAGCGTTACTGGATGTCTCTGATAACATCATTGAAGGCGAAGTTATCCCACCGAAGAGCGTGGTTCGTCATGATGAAGATGACCCGTATTTGGTTGTAGCGGCTGATAAAGGCACAGCAACGTTCTCAGATTTGGCTAACTCAGTATCTGAGGAGTACAACTTCTGGCTAGGTGATGCGTTTGCGTCAGGCGGCTCTAACGGCTATGACCATAAGGCGATGGGGATTACCGCGAAGGGCGGTTGGGAGTCGGTGAAACGCCACTTCCGTGAGATGGGCATTGATTGTCAAACAACCGATTTTACTGCGATTGGTGTTGGTGACATGGCTGGAGACGTGTTTGGTAACGGTATGCTTCTATCTAAGCATATTCGTTTGCAAGCGGCGTTTAACCACATGCATATCTTTATTGATCCAAACCCAGACTCGGCTACGGGGTGGGAAGAGCGCAATCGCTTATTCAACTTACCGCGTTCAAGCTGGGAAGACTACAACGCCGAGCTTATCTCTAAAGGTGGTGGCATTTTCTCTCGCCGTGCGAAGTCAATCTCACTGACTCCTGAGATTCAAAAAATGCTCGGCACCAAAAAAGCGTCTCTAGCACCAAACGAACTCATCAAGATGATCCTAAAAATGGAAGTTGATCTTCTATGGAATGGCGGGATCGGTACTTATGTTAAAGCCTCATCGGAAACACATACTGATGTCGGCGACCGAGCAAATGATGTGTTACGTATCGATGGACGTGAACTGCGTGCCAAAGTCGTCGGCGAAGGCGGTAACTTAGGTATGACTCAGCTTGGCCGAGTTGAATACGCGCTAACAGGTGGTCGCGTCAACACTGACTTTGTCGACAACGTTGGTGGTGTGGATTGTTCGGATAACGAAGTAAATATCAAAATCTTCCTAAATGGTTTGGTTGCAAATGGTGACCTTACGGTTAAGCAACGTAACCAAATCCTAGAATCGATGGAAGATGAGGTAGGAGAGATCGTATTGGATGATGCCTACTGTCAATCAGAGTCTATTTCTGTGACAGAGCAGCAGGGGACCTCTCTGGTTAAAGAACAAATTCGTTTCATCCATACGATGGAAAAATCAGGTCATCTTGATCGCGCTCTTGAGTACATCCCAGACGATGAGACCTTGATTGAACGTGAGAAACAAGGCCAGGCATTGACTCGTCCTGAGCTATCTGTGCTCGTTGCTTACGGAAAGATGGTTCTTAAAGAAGAGCTTGTCCATGATGACATTGCTAATGATGCATTCCATGCACAGCAGTTAGTACAATACTTTCCAACTGAGTTACGCCGTAACTATTCTACACAAATGGACAATCATCCACTACGTGCAGAAATAATTGCAACGGCACTTGCGAACCAAATGGTTAACGAGATGGGTTGTAATTTCGTGACCCGTTTGCAAGAAGAGACTGGCGCTCATGTTGTGGATATCGCAAATGCGTATGTTGCTGCGAGAGAGATATTCGGCTTAGGCAAAGTCTTTGAAGAGGTTCGCTCGCTAGACAACCAAGCAACAACCGAAGCTCAGTACGACATGATGTTCTATGTTCGCCGTACGTTACGTCGTTTATCTCGTTGGTTATTGCGTAACCGCAATGGCCGTCAATGCGTTAAAGCCTTGATTGACCTTTACCAGTCTGACGTTGAAGTGATCAAGTCAAACCTTGATGACATGTTGGTACCGTCAGAAGTGGAAGAACACAACGAGATGGCGAAAGCGTGGATCGAGCAGGGTATTACGCCTGAATTGGCGAGTTATGTGTCTCGCTTATCTAGCCTATACTCGGCACTGGATATATCCACAGTATCTCGTGAAAAAGGTAAATCGGTCGAGCAAAGTGCTAAGTTGTACTACAACTTAGGCGATCGATTGTCGCTACATTGGTTCTTGAAGCAAATCAATACTCAGGCTGTTGACAACCATTGGCAGGCTCTCGCTCGAGCAGCGTTCCGTGAAGATCTAGATTGGCAGCAGCGTCAATTGACTGGACAAGTGTTGAGTTGTAGCTGTGCGCCTGAAGAACTTGATGTTATGAAAGCGCTAGAGGATTGGATTTCAACGAACGAAATATCTCTTCATCGTTGGGAGAATATCTTGAACGAATTCAAGATTGGTTCAGTTCATGAGTTTGCCAAGTTCTCTGTAGCTCTGCGCGAACTGATGCTGCTAAATCTGAATTGTTCAGCAAATGAGTAA
- the rlmKL gene encoding bifunctional 23S rRNA (guanine(2069)-N(7))-methyltransferase RlmK/23S rRNA (guanine(2445)-N(2))-methyltransferase RlmL, which yields MHQYLAVTSNGLENLLVEELTKLGINDAKPVQAGVRFKASIEQIYRCCLWSRLASRFVRVLSEFTCNDDMDLYLATSSVNWVNHFHSSKKFVVDFNGTNREIRNSQYGAMKVKDAVVDCYEKKNLPRPSISKDRADLRIHVRLHKDKALLGIDMVGGGLHQRGYRPESGRAPLRETLAAAIILRSGWDESKSMLDPMCGSGTLLIEAAMMAANMAPGVNRKKWGFESLEDFEPELWAEIKSEASVQARRGVKKVDAKFFGFDNDARVLKTAKDNARRAGVESLIEFQEGDAAKVMRPAGFEHGVIVSNPPYGERLGTHPGLIALYTAFGAQLKDQFGGCQASIFSSSDELLSCLRMRADKQFKLNNGALPCHQKNYSISDRPAESRGDAVTESLIAPDFANRLKKNIGKIGKWARKEQLDCYRIYDADLPEYNVAIDVYLDHLVIQEYAAPKNIPEEKAKRRLTDIIRAAIQVTGTEANKVVLKVREKQKGRSQYQKLSQESETMQVNEYGVKLLVNLHDYLDTGLFLDHKITRRKLGELSQGKDFLNLFAYTGSGTVHAACGGAKSTTTVDMSKTYLEWAKENMKLNGQVGRQHRYEQADCLQWLANSTEKFDLIFIDPPTFSNSKRMEQSFDVQRDHIQLMKDLKRLLRAGGTIVFSNNKRHFKMDLDALNELGLEAKNISNQTLPLDFSRNKHIHNCWILTHKE from the coding sequence ATGCATCAATATCTTGCGGTTACATCCAATGGTTTGGAGAACCTGTTAGTAGAAGAGTTAACAAAGCTAGGGATTAACGACGCAAAACCTGTACAAGCAGGTGTCCGTTTTAAAGCATCAATTGAGCAGATTTATCGCTGCTGTCTATGGAGCCGTTTGGCTTCTCGCTTTGTTCGCGTTCTATCAGAGTTCACTTGTAACGACGATATGGATCTATACCTTGCGACATCATCAGTAAACTGGGTCAACCATTTCCATAGTTCGAAAAAGTTCGTCGTGGACTTTAATGGCACGAACCGAGAGATTCGTAACAGTCAGTACGGAGCGATGAAAGTCAAAGATGCGGTAGTGGACTGTTATGAGAAGAAGAACCTCCCACGACCGTCGATCAGTAAAGATCGTGCCGATCTTCGTATCCACGTTCGCTTACATAAAGATAAAGCGTTACTTGGTATCGATATGGTCGGTGGAGGCCTACATCAACGTGGTTATCGCCCAGAATCAGGCCGTGCGCCTCTACGTGAGACGTTAGCGGCGGCTATTATTCTTCGCAGTGGCTGGGATGAGAGCAAGTCGATGTTAGACCCTATGTGTGGTTCAGGAACGCTTTTGATTGAAGCTGCGATGATGGCTGCGAATATGGCGCCAGGTGTGAACCGTAAAAAATGGGGCTTCGAATCCCTTGAAGACTTTGAGCCTGAGCTTTGGGCTGAGATAAAGTCTGAAGCTTCCGTGCAGGCTCGTCGTGGTGTCAAAAAAGTTGACGCTAAGTTCTTTGGCTTTGACAACGATGCTCGTGTACTTAAAACCGCAAAAGACAATGCGCGCCGTGCAGGCGTTGAGTCTCTTATTGAGTTTCAAGAAGGGGATGCAGCTAAGGTTATGCGACCTGCTGGTTTTGAGCATGGCGTCATCGTGTCAAACCCACCTTATGGTGAACGTTTAGGTACTCATCCTGGTCTGATTGCTCTATATACCGCCTTTGGTGCACAGCTCAAAGACCAGTTCGGCGGATGTCAGGCGTCTATTTTCTCAAGCTCTGATGAGCTGCTCAGTTGTCTGCGTATGCGAGCTGATAAGCAGTTCAAATTGAACAATGGCGCGTTGCCTTGTCATCAAAAAAACTACTCCATTTCAGATCGCCCTGCAGAATCTAGAGGTGACGCTGTCACTGAATCTTTAATCGCACCAGATTTTGCCAACCGTCTAAAGAAGAACATTGGCAAGATTGGCAAATGGGCGCGTAAAGAGCAGCTCGATTGCTACCGTATTTATGATGCAGATTTACCAGAGTACAACGTGGCTATCGATGTCTACCTTGATCACCTAGTGATTCAGGAATACGCGGCACCAAAGAATATCCCTGAAGAGAAAGCAAAGCGTCGTCTTACAGACATTATCCGCGCAGCAATTCAAGTGACCGGCACTGAGGCTAATAAAGTTGTGCTGAAAGTGCGTGAGAAGCAAAAAGGGCGCTCTCAGTATCAAAAGCTCTCTCAGGAGTCAGAAACAATGCAAGTCAACGAGTATGGCGTGAAGCTGCTCGTTAACCTTCACGATTACCTAGATACTGGATTGTTCCTTGATCATAAAATCACCCGTCGTAAATTGGGTGAACTCTCGCAAGGTAAAGATTTCTTAAACCTATTTGCTTACACTGGGTCAGGCACAGTTCACGCCGCATGTGGCGGTGCAAAGTCCACGACCACGGTCGACATGTCTAAGACCTACTTGGAATGGGCGAAAGAGAACATGAAGCTCAACGGGCAGGTCGGCAGACAACATCGGTACGAGCAGGCAGATTGCTTGCAGTGGTTGGCAAACTCTACAGAGAAGTTTGATTTAATCTTTATTGACCCACCGACGTTTTCTAACTCGAAACGTATGGAACAGTCATTTGATGTTCAGCGTGACCACATTCAATTGATGAAAGATCTTAAGCGACTCCTTCGTGCCGGTGGAACCATTGTTTTTTCAAACAACAAACGCCACTTTAAAATGGACTTGGACGCATTGAATGAGTTGGGGCTAGAGGCGAAAAACATTTCAAATCAAACTCTGCCGCTTGATTTTTCTCGCAACAAGCATATTCATAACTGCTGGATCTTAACCCACAAGGAATAA
- a CDS encoding ABC transporter ATP-binding protein: MALLTINNGLLAYGDHPLLDHADFALQENERVCLVGRNGAGKSTLMKVLAGDVLLDDGKLTVTQDVIVSRLEQDPPRNQEGTVLEYVAGGLAEVGEQLKIYQDQLDLIAIDPSEQNINKLARIQEQLEHSGAWRFEDRIKNVLTALKLDGHTKLTDLSGGWQRKAALARALVCDPDVLLLDEPTNHLDVTTIEWLENFLKDFRGSIIFISHDRAFIKSMATRIVDLDRGKLSSFPGDYENYLVEKEEMLRVEEMQNAEFDKKLAQEEVWIRQGIKARRTRNEGRVRALKKLREERSDRREVQGKANIQIDDASRSGKIVFEAQNINYSIEGKSIVKDFSFNIMRGDRIALIGPNGCGKSTLLKLLLNELEPQSGRLHCGTKLEVAYFDQYREVLDPEKSVIDNLADGKQEVMVGGRQRHALSYLQDFLFAPKRARTPVKALSGGEKNRLLLARIFLRANNLLVLDEPTNDLDIETLELLEDLLANYQGTLLLVSHDRQFVDNTVTTSWIFEGEGVIEEFVGGYHDAQQQRAQAHSQRTVEKPTKNEKQLEETPKTAPVKNKPKKLSYKLQRELEALPAKLEELEAEIESLQEQVNNPEFFSKSVEQTQPILDKLAATEQELEVAFERWEELEAMQQES; encoded by the coding sequence ATGGCATTACTTACCATCAATAATGGATTGCTGGCTTACGGTGATCACCCTCTACTTGACCATGCAGATTTTGCATTACAAGAAAATGAACGAGTCTGTTTAGTTGGTCGCAATGGCGCGGGTAAATCCACGCTGATGAAAGTCCTAGCAGGCGATGTATTACTTGATGATGGTAAACTGACCGTTACGCAAGATGTCATTGTCTCTCGTCTCGAACAGGATCCGCCCCGAAATCAAGAGGGAACCGTCCTTGAATACGTTGCTGGTGGATTAGCCGAAGTCGGTGAGCAGCTTAAGATCTATCAAGATCAGCTTGATCTGATTGCCATCGACCCTTCAGAGCAAAACATAAACAAGCTAGCTCGAATTCAAGAGCAGCTCGAGCACTCAGGCGCTTGGCGTTTTGAAGATCGCATTAAAAACGTCCTTACGGCCCTTAAGCTCGACGGGCACACCAAATTGACCGACCTTTCTGGCGGCTGGCAGCGTAAGGCTGCGTTAGCGCGTGCGTTGGTATGCGATCCGGATGTTCTGCTACTTGACGAACCAACTAACCACCTAGACGTCACGACTATCGAGTGGTTGGAGAACTTCCTGAAAGACTTCCGCGGCTCGATCATTTTTATCTCCCATGACCGTGCATTCATTAAATCGATGGCGACACGCATTGTTGACTTAGATCGCGGTAAGCTCTCTTCTTTTCCTGGTGATTATGAGAACTACTTGGTTGAAAAAGAGGAGATGCTACGCGTCGAAGAGATGCAAAACGCAGAGTTTGATAAAAAACTGGCTCAGGAAGAGGTGTGGATTCGCCAAGGGATTAAAGCGCGTCGTACACGCAACGAAGGCCGAGTTCGCGCGCTCAAAAAGCTCCGTGAAGAGCGTTCAGACAGACGCGAAGTCCAAGGTAAAGCGAATATCCAAATCGATGATGCATCTCGTTCAGGCAAGATTGTGTTTGAAGCGCAAAACATCAATTACTCCATTGAAGGAAAGAGTATTGTCAAAGATTTCTCTTTCAACATCATGCGCGGCGATCGGATCGCACTTATCGGTCCGAATGGTTGCGGTAAGAGTACGCTGCTGAAACTACTGCTTAACGAACTTGAACCGCAAAGCGGCCGTTTACACTGTGGTACCAAACTGGAAGTTGCCTACTTTGATCAGTATCGCGAAGTGCTTGATCCAGAGAAATCTGTGATCGACAACCTGGCTGATGGCAAGCAAGAAGTGATGGTCGGTGGGCGCCAGAGACATGCCTTGAGCTACCTGCAAGACTTTTTGTTTGCGCCCAAACGAGCGCGTACACCAGTTAAAGCGCTGTCCGGAGGAGAGAAGAACCGATTACTTCTTGCGCGCATATTCCTCCGTGCGAACAACTTATTGGTGCTCGATGAACCAACCAACGATTTAGACATCGAAACGTTGGAACTTTTAGAAGATTTGCTTGCCAATTATCAGGGTACGCTTCTTTTAGTCAGCCACGATCGTCAATTTGTTGATAACACGGTAACCACGAGCTGGATCTTTGAAGGTGAAGGCGTTATCGAAGAGTTTGTCGGCGGCTACCATGACGCTCAGCAACAACGAGCTCAAGCGCACAGTCAACGTACGGTTGAAAAACCAACGAAAAATGAAAAACAGCTTGAGGAAACTCCCAAAACTGCACCTGTTAAGAATAAGCCTAAGAAATTATCTTATAAACTGCAGCGAGAGTTAGAGGCGCTACCAGCCAAGCTTGAAGAGTTAGAAGCCGAGATTGAAAGTTTGCAAGAGCAGGTGAACAATCCTGAGTTTTTCTCAAAATCAGTAGAGCAGACACAACCCATTTTAGATAAGCTTGCTGCCACCGAGCAGGAGCTTGAAGTTGCTTTTGAGCGCTGGGAAGAGCTCGAAGCAATGCAACAGGAAAGTTAA
- a CDS encoding cell division protein ZapC, whose protein sequence is MLKPSDKWTWYYDDSEGHLMLDLGDGMLFKTNLPRKLIVECAIGINEFSVDDASAYQTYKEQIALLGLSEPRQAELALYCVAAKRFHKPVQPKSWFFDSLSDGNLALEEGDFVQLSTSSCSSSFIVIEVGECASLCVSVSLDEFQLNGIKSLSFGEAIKVMHDRMLLINHQFQAQPIALVG, encoded by the coding sequence ATGCTTAAACCCAGTGACAAATGGACTTGGTACTACGATGACTCAGAAGGGCACCTGATGCTCGATCTGGGTGATGGTATGTTGTTTAAGACCAACCTTCCTCGCAAACTAATCGTCGAGTGTGCGATTGGCATCAACGAGTTTTCTGTCGACGATGCATCCGCTTATCAAACTTACAAAGAACAAATTGCGTTGCTTGGGCTTTCTGAGCCACGTCAAGCCGAATTAGCCTTGTACTGTGTGGCAGCGAAACGCTTTCACAAACCTGTGCAACCCAAGAGCTGGTTCTTTGATTCACTATCGGATGGAAATCTAGCGCTTGAGGAAGGTGACTTCGTTCAGTTGTCAACATCAAGCTGTTCGAGCTCTTTTATTGTCATCGAAGTCGGGGAGTGCGCCAGCTTATGTGTGTCTGTCTCACTTGACGAATTCCAGTTGAATGGCATTAAGTCGTTGTCGTTTGGTGAGGCAATCAAAGTGATGCATGACCGAATGCTGCTTATAAACCACCAGTTCCAAGCTCAACCAATCGCTTTGGTTGGCTAA
- the pyrD gene encoding quinone-dependent dihydroorotate dehydrogenase has product MLYRLARAGFFQLDAEKAHDLAIQNFKRFTGTPVDLLYRQQLPHRPVECMGLTFRNPVGLAAGLDKNGECIEAFDAMGFGFVEVGTVTPRPQSGNDKPRLFRLVEAEGIINRMGFNNLGVDNLVENVKNSKYSCVLGINIGKNKDTPIEKGAEDYLICMEKVYEYAGYIAVNISSPNTPGLRSLQYGEALDDLLSELKAKQAELAEKHGKYVPLALKIAPDLSDDEIKQICESLLKNKIDGVIATNTTLDRTVVEGMKHANEAGGLSGRPVQSRSTEVVRRLHEVLGDQIPVIGVGGVDSYVAAKEKLMAGAKLVQVYSGFIYHGPGLVKDIVKNL; this is encoded by the coding sequence ATGCTTTACCGTCTAGCCAGAGCTGGCTTTTTCCAACTTGATGCCGAAAAGGCACATGATCTTGCAATTCAGAACTTCAAACGTTTCACTGGCACTCCAGTCGATCTTCTTTACCGTCAACAACTCCCACATCGCCCAGTCGAATGCATGGGTCTGACATTCCGAAATCCAGTTGGCCTTGCGGCTGGCCTAGATAAAAATGGTGAGTGTATCGAAGCGTTCGATGCAATGGGTTTTGGCTTTGTTGAAGTGGGGACTGTTACGCCTCGTCCACAATCCGGAAACGACAAACCACGTTTGTTCCGTCTTGTTGAAGCCGAAGGTATCATCAACCGTATGGGCTTTAACAACCTAGGTGTTGATAACCTTGTCGAGAATGTTAAGAACTCCAAATATTCTTGCGTGCTGGGGATCAATATCGGTAAGAACAAAGACACTCCGATTGAAAAGGGTGCTGAAGATTACCTTATCTGTATGGAAAAGGTATACGAGTATGCTGGCTACATCGCGGTAAACATTTCTTCTCCAAATACACCAGGGCTTCGCTCTCTTCAATATGGTGAAGCGCTGGATGATCTTCTATCTGAGCTAAAAGCGAAGCAAGCTGAATTGGCAGAGAAGCACGGCAAGTATGTACCGCTTGCTCTGAAGATCGCTCCGGATCTAAGTGACGATGAGATCAAACAGATCTGTGAATCGTTACTTAAAAACAAGATTGATGGCGTTATCGCAACCAACACGACGCTAGACAGAACCGTAGTAGAAGGCATGAAGCACGCAAACGAGGCTGGAGGTTTAAGCGGTCGTCCGGTGCAATCGCGCAGTACTGAAGTGGTTCGTCGTTTGCACGAAGTGCTTGGTGACCAGATCCCAGTAATCGGGGTAGGTGGTGTTGACTCTTATGTTGCCGCGAAAGAGAAACTGATGGCAGGAGCAAAACTTGTTCAGGTTTACTCTGGCTTCATTTACCACGGCCCGGGTCTTGTAAAAGATATTGTCAAAAACCTTTAG
- a CDS encoding glutaredoxin family protein: protein MITLYSTEGCHLCEMAFQLCQQAGIAEHIRIIDIAFDDELFSRYGVTIPVLNYNDTELNWPFDLQELKLWLDKNGITYHQ from the coding sequence GTGATCACTTTATATAGTACAGAAGGGTGCCATCTCTGTGAGATGGCTTTTCAATTGTGTCAGCAAGCAGGTATTGCAGAGCACATCCGCATCATCGATATTGCCTTTGACGATGAGCTGTTTTCTCGTTACGGCGTCACTATTCCAGTGCTCAATTACAACGATACCGAGCTTAACTGGCCTTTCGACTTACAAGAATTGAAACTTTGGTTAGATAAAAATGGCATTACTTACCATCAATAA